In a single window of the Streptomyces cinnabarinus genome:
- a CDS encoding ATP-binding protein, translating into MGAQEIADRRVRFPGALGDVTGARLATEAYLRDLARVLPPAAPDRRDDILLVITELVANTLEYAPGPFELRLSRTFDGVHVVLRDTSPELPAPRRYDPGREGRGIGWYLVQTLSHQVGVITHERGKDIHVFLPW; encoded by the coding sequence TTGGGTGCACAGGAGATCGCGGACCGTCGCGTCCGCTTCCCCGGCGCGCTCGGGGACGTGACCGGAGCGCGGCTGGCCACCGAGGCGTACCTGCGTGACCTCGCGCGGGTCCTGCCGCCCGCCGCGCCCGACCGCCGCGACGACATCCTGCTGGTGATCACGGAGCTCGTGGCGAACACCCTGGAGTACGCGCCGGGTCCTTTCGAACTGCGGCTGAGCCGGACCTTCGACGGCGTCCACGTGGTCCTGCGCGACACCAGCCCCGAGCTGCCTGCGCCCCGTCGCTACGACCCCGGGCGGGAGGGCCGCGGCATCGGCTGGTACCTGGTGCAGACCCTGAGCCACCAGGTCGGTGTCATCACCCATGAGCGAGGCAAGGACATCCATGTCTTCCTGCCCTGGTGA
- a CDS encoding AMP-dependent synthetase/ligase gives MRDFALAPSVAAPPAGGLADSVFERALIEPTLPVLARRLEGSAEWTEITAVELRDTVVELAKGLVASGISPGHRVAIMARTRYEWTVLSYALWAVGAEVVPVFPTSSREQVEWILRDSGCVGVVVEDEQSVMTVGSVCASLPMLRHVWQLDAGALAELVERGSFVPLATVDSLRRIVLADSTAVIAYTSGSTGRPLGCALSHRSLASPVDTLLEGWGHLVVPPGGQASVLAFLPFSHVYGLMVQGLCLRGGMLMGHESEPSGGALAAALQSFRPTYFCAVPSVFEKIYKNFLRTARETGRGTLFERAADTARDFALAVERHRLGEGPGPGFDLRLQHALYERTVYRGLRGALGGRIRRATSGGSPLNREISLFYEGIGIYLNDGYGLTETAGGVTAQPPGRERSGTVGKVLPGMDVRMADDGEILVRGPSVFQGYVNDEAATRNALRGGWLATGDLGVLDPDGYLTITGRKKDVIITSNGKSVAPAALEQRLRMHPLIHQAVVVGDNRPCVGALLTLDPDFLAYWRGTLEPRSRDARDAREENALREEITRAVAAANSTVSRSESIRVFRVLPEPFDSANGLLTPSMKLRRDVIVRHYALEIDAMYQARAQTRSRPMPDEFAAWDDVDNVFR, from the coding sequence ATGCGCGACTTCGCCCTGGCTCCCTCGGTCGCCGCGCCGCCCGCCGGTGGCCTCGCCGACAGCGTCTTCGAACGGGCCCTGATCGAACCGACCCTGCCGGTGCTCGCGCGCCGTCTGGAGGGCTCCGCGGAGTGGACGGAGATCACCGCGGTGGAGCTGCGGGACACGGTGGTGGAACTGGCCAAGGGCCTGGTCGCCTCCGGGATCTCGCCGGGCCACCGCGTGGCGATCATGGCGCGTACCCGGTACGAGTGGACGGTCCTCAGCTATGCCCTGTGGGCGGTGGGCGCCGAGGTCGTGCCGGTGTTCCCCACGTCCTCGCGCGAGCAGGTGGAGTGGATCCTGCGGGACTCCGGATGCGTGGGCGTGGTGGTGGAGGACGAGCAGTCGGTCATGACCGTCGGCTCGGTGTGCGCCTCGCTGCCGATGCTGCGGCATGTCTGGCAGTTGGACGCCGGGGCACTGGCCGAGCTGGTGGAGCGGGGCTCGTTCGTGCCGCTGGCCACGGTCGACTCGCTGCGCCGGATCGTGCTGGCGGACTCCACGGCCGTGATCGCCTACACCTCGGGCTCCACGGGACGCCCGCTGGGCTGCGCGCTGAGCCACCGGAGCCTGGCGAGCCCGGTCGACACGCTCCTGGAGGGCTGGGGGCATCTGGTGGTGCCGCCGGGCGGACAGGCGTCGGTCCTCGCCTTCCTGCCGTTCTCCCATGTGTACGGGCTGATGGTGCAGGGTCTGTGCCTGCGCGGCGGCATGCTGATGGGCCATGAGTCCGAGCCGAGCGGGGGCGCCCTGGCGGCGGCGCTGCAGTCGTTCCGGCCGACGTACTTCTGCGCGGTCCCGTCGGTCTTCGAGAAGATTTACAAGAACTTCCTGCGCACGGCCCGCGAGACGGGCCGCGGCACCCTGTTCGAGCGGGCGGCGGACACGGCACGCGACTTCGCCCTGGCCGTGGAACGGCACCGGCTCGGGGAGGGGCCCGGGCCCGGGTTCGATCTGCGGCTCCAGCACGCCCTGTACGAGCGGACGGTGTACCGCGGGCTGCGGGGCGCGCTCGGCGGCCGGATCCGCCGGGCGACGTCCGGCGGCTCACCGCTGAACCGGGAGATCTCCCTCTTCTACGAGGGCATCGGCATCTACCTCAACGACGGGTACGGGCTCACCGAGACCGCGGGCGGGGTCACCGCGCAGCCGCCGGGCCGGGAGCGCTCGGGGACGGTGGGCAAGGTGCTGCCCGGGATGGACGTCCGGATGGCGGACGACGGCGAGATCCTGGTGCGCGGTCCGTCGGTGTTCCAGGGCTATGTCAACGACGAGGCGGCCACCCGGAACGCGCTGCGCGGCGGCTGGCTGGCCACCGGGGACCTCGGGGTGCTGGACCCCGACGGCTATCTGACGATCACCGGCCGGAAGAAGGACGTGATCATCACCAGCAACGGCAAGAGCGTGGCCCCCGCCGCGCTGGAACAGCGGCTGCGGATGCACCCGCTGATCCACCAGGCCGTGGTCGTCGGCGACAACCGCCCCTGTGTGGGGGCGCTGCTCACCCTGGACCCGGACTTCCTGGCGTACTGGCGCGGCACTCTGGAACCGCGCAGCCGCGACGCCCGGGACGCCCGCGAGGAGAACGCGCTGCGGGAGGAGATCACCCGCGCCGTGGCGGCCGCCAACAGCACCGTGTCGCGGTCGGAGTCGATCCGGGTGTTCCGGGTGCTGCCGGAGCCGTTCGACTCCGCCAACGGCCTGCTGACGCCGTCGATGAAGCTGCGCCGGGACGTGATCGTGCGCCACTACGCGCTGGAGATCGATGCGATGTACCAGGCCCGCGCGCAGACCCGGAGCCGGCCGATGCCGGACGAGTTCGCCGCGTGGGACGACGTCGACAACGTCTTCCGGTGA
- a CDS encoding glutamate--cysteine ligase, protein MRTVGVEEELLLVDPESGEARPLSAAILARAARDNADGKDLFEKELHEQMLEYATAPQSDMDDLGREIVRCRKEAARHAGELGCAVAALATSPLPVSPSVGPHQRYQWMAEQYGIATREQLVLGCHVHVAVDSDDEGVAVIDRIRPWLSVLSALSCNSPFWQGKDTGYASYRSRVWQRWPSAGPTEVFGSPERYREVVADMIDTGVILDEAMVYFDARLCRNYPTVEIRVADVCLHADTPVLLATLARGLVETAAREWRAGVEPAEHGVSVLRLAAWQAARAGVTDTLLHPETMRRRSAPAVLRALLDHVGEALADSGDLDDARKRVAHLLARGNGARTQRELFRHTGGLRDVVTECVRRTLE, encoded by the coding sequence GTGCGTACCGTCGGAGTGGAGGAAGAGCTCCTCCTGGTCGACCCGGAGTCGGGCGAGGCGCGGCCCCTGTCGGCCGCGATCCTCGCCCGCGCCGCGCGGGACAACGCGGACGGCAAGGACCTGTTCGAGAAGGAACTGCACGAGCAGATGCTGGAGTACGCGACGGCTCCGCAGTCCGACATGGACGACCTGGGCAGGGAGATAGTCCGCTGCCGCAAGGAGGCGGCGCGGCACGCCGGGGAGCTCGGCTGCGCGGTGGCCGCGCTGGCCACCTCCCCGCTCCCGGTCAGCCCTAGCGTCGGACCGCACCAGCGCTATCAGTGGATGGCGGAGCAGTACGGCATCGCCACCCGTGAGCAGCTCGTCCTCGGCTGCCATGTCCATGTGGCCGTGGACTCCGACGACGAGGGTGTCGCGGTCATCGACCGGATACGCCCGTGGCTCTCCGTGCTGTCGGCGCTGAGCTGCAACTCGCCGTTCTGGCAGGGCAAGGACACCGGATACGCCAGCTATCGCAGCCGGGTGTGGCAGCGCTGGCCGTCGGCCGGTCCGACCGAGGTGTTCGGGTCGCCCGAGCGGTATCGCGAGGTCGTCGCGGACATGATCGACACCGGGGTGATCCTCGACGAGGCGATGGTCTACTTCGACGCCCGGCTGTGCCGCAACTATCCGACGGTGGAGATCCGGGTCGCGGACGTCTGTCTGCACGCCGACACCCCCGTACTGCTCGCCACCCTGGCCCGCGGTCTGGTCGAGACCGCCGCACGGGAGTGGCGGGCCGGTGTCGAGCCGGCGGAGCACGGGGTGAGCGTGTTGCGGCTGGCCGCCTGGCAGGCCGCCCGCGCCGGTGTCACCGACACCCTGCTGCACCCCGAGACCATGCGGCGCAGGTCGGCCCCGGCCGTGCTGCGCGCGCTGCTCGACCATGTCGGGGAGGCGCTGGCGGACAGCGGCGACCTGGACGACGCCCGCAAGCGGGTCGCCCACCTGCTGGCCCGCGGCAACGGCGCCCGGACCCAGCGTGAACTGTTCCGGCACACCGGCGGTCTGCGGGACGTCGTCACCGAGTGCGTGCGGCGGACGCTGGAGTGA
- a CDS encoding NAD(P)/FAD-dependent oxidoreductase: MNTVTRPRILVVGAGFAGVGCVRRLERRLAVDEADVTLVTPFAYQLYLPLLPQVASGVLTPQSIALSLRRSSKYRTRIIPGGAIGVDLAAKVCVIRTITDEIVNERYDYIVLAPGSITRTFDIPGLTDHAFGMKTLAEAAYIRDHVISQLDLADASHDPDERAARLQFVVVGGGYAGTETAACLQQLTHNAVKRYPRLDPALIKWHLIDIAPKLMPELGDKLGSDAQEILRRRGIEISLGVSIAKAGPEEVTFTDGRVIPTRTLIWTAGVVASPLIGTLGEKTVRGRLTVTPELSLVGQDGVFALGDAAAVPDLAKPDEDAICPPTAQHAMRQAKVAADNLIATLRNQPLRPYEHKDLGLVVDLGGTDAVSKPLGVELKGLPAQFVARGYHWSALRTNVAKVRVLTNWTLNAIAGDDFVRTGFQARKPARLKDFEYTDAYLTPEQLQEHVTGAEGRG; encoded by the coding sequence ATGAACACCGTGACACGACCCAGGATCCTGGTGGTGGGCGCAGGCTTCGCCGGAGTGGGGTGCGTTCGCCGGCTGGAGCGCAGGCTCGCCGTCGACGAGGCCGACGTCACCCTGGTGACACCGTTCGCCTACCAGCTCTATCTGCCGCTGCTGCCCCAGGTCGCCTCCGGCGTGCTGACGCCCCAGTCGATCGCGCTGTCCCTGCGCCGCAGCAGCAAGTACCGCACCCGGATCATCCCGGGCGGCGCCATCGGCGTGGACCTCGCCGCCAAGGTGTGCGTCATCCGCACGATCACCGACGAGATCGTCAACGAGCGGTACGACTACATCGTGCTGGCCCCCGGCAGCATCACCCGCACCTTCGACATCCCGGGTCTGACGGACCACGCGTTCGGCATGAAGACCCTCGCCGAGGCCGCGTACATCCGTGATCACGTCATCTCGCAGCTCGATCTGGCCGACGCCAGCCACGATCCGGACGAGCGGGCGGCGCGGCTCCAGTTCGTGGTGGTCGGCGGCGGCTACGCGGGCACCGAGACCGCGGCCTGTCTCCAGCAGCTCACCCACAACGCGGTCAAGCGGTACCCGCGGCTCGACCCGGCACTGATCAAGTGGCATCTGATCGACATCGCGCCGAAGTTGATGCCGGAGCTCGGCGACAAGCTGGGCTCGGACGCCCAGGAGATCCTGCGCCGGCGCGGCATCGAGATCTCGCTCGGGGTCTCCATCGCCAAGGCGGGCCCCGAGGAGGTCACCTTCACCGACGGCCGGGTCATCCCGACCCGCACGCTGATCTGGACCGCGGGGGTCGTCGCCAGCCCGCTCATCGGCACGCTCGGCGAGAAGACGGTGCGCGGACGGCTGACGGTGACACCCGAGCTGAGCCTGGTGGGACAGGACGGGGTGTTCGCGCTCGGCGACGCGGCGGCCGTGCCCGACCTGGCCAAGCCGGACGAGGACGCCATCTGCCCGCCCACCGCCCAGCACGCGATGCGGCAGGCCAAGGTGGCCGCCGACAACCTCATCGCCACCCTCAGGAACCAGCCGCTGCGCCCGTACGAGCACAAGGACCTCGGGCTCGTCGTCGACCTCGGCGGCACGGACGCGGTGTCCAAGCCGCTCGGCGTGGAACTGAAGGGGCTGCCCGCCCAGTTCGTGGCCCGCGGCTACCACTGGTCGGCGCTGCGCACCAATGTCGCCAAGGTGCGGGTGCTGACGAACTGGACGCTCAACGCCATCGCGGGCGACGACTTCGTGCGCACCGGCTTCCAGGCCCGTAAGCCCGCCCGGCTGAAGGACTTCGAGTACACGGACGCCTATCTGACCCCGGAGCAACTGCAGGAGCACGTGACGGGCGCGGAGGGTCGGGGATAG